The nucleotide sequence TCAGCTCGCGGGATGGTTCGGGCACTCCGCTCGTAGGGTCCGGCGTACATCCGTGGTAGGGGACCGGATACAACCCGTGCCTGACGTGCTCCCGCCATGATCGTTCCTAGCCTCGACCCCTCGGCACACCGACGGGGGGGGACGTCATGCAGCAGCGCGACCGGTTCATCGACGGGCTCCGCGCCCTGGCCATCCTGGGTGTGGTCGGTGGGCACTGGTTGGTCGGCGCGCTGGTCGCGACTCCGGGCGGCGGCCTGCGGATCGACAGCCCGCTGCGATACCTGGAGTCGCTGCATCCGGTCACCTGGTTCCTGCAGATGCTGGGCCTGTTCTTCCTCGTCGGCGGGTTCACGGCGGCACAGGGACTGCGCCGTGCCCGGGCGCGCGGCGACACCGACGCCGAATGGGTGCGCCGCCGGCTGTGGCGGATCGGGCGGCCGGTCGTCGCCGCGACGGTGATCCTGGCCGTGGCGTTACCGCTGCTCGGCGTCCTCGGGCTCGGCTCCGCCACCGCGCGGAGCACCGTGGTGCTGTTCCTGCAGCCGTTGTGGTTCATGGCCGTGTACGCGGTGATCACCGCTCTCACCCCGTACGCCCTCAGCCTCGACCGGCGTGCTGGGCTGCGGGTGGTGGTGGCGCTCGCCGCCGTGGTGGCCGTGGTGGACCTGGCGCGCTTCGGCCCGGAGGTCGAGCCGGTCGCCGTCGGGTACCTGAGCGTGTTGCCGGCCTGGTGCCTGCCCTACCAGCTGGGCGTGGCCTGGTCGGCGGGGCGCCTCGACCGGCGGGTCGCGGGTGCTCTGCTCGCCGGGGGTCTGGCGCTGTTCGTGTTCCTGCTCGCCGGGCTGGAGTATCCGGTGAGCATCGTGAGTGTGCCCGGCTCCACGCGCTCCAACTCCAACCCCCCGTCGCTGCTGGTCCCCGCTCTCGCCGCGATCCAGGCGGGCGCCGCCCTGCTGCTGCGCGACCGGATCGAGCGGCTGCTGCGCCGACCCCGGATCTGGACCGCCGTGGCAGCGCTCAACCTGAGTGCGATGAGCGTGTTCTGTTGGCATCAGGTGCGCTTGTCGGAGTCTCGGAGGTCGCCCGCCGGCTCGGCACGCTGCCGGGCCTCGGTGACGCGCCCGTCGAGGTGGGCTGGGTCGCCGCCCGCCTCGCCTGGTACCCGGTGCTCGCCCTCGTCCTGGCCGGCATCGTCGTGCTGGTGCGCCGCTACGAGCACCCGGTGCCCGTCGTCTCGCTCGAGCGGACCTGAGGCCGTCGGCACGCCGTGCGGGCGGCCGGGTGTCCACCGAGAGGGTCGAGGCCCCGATCGGAGCACGGCGGAAGCGGGAGATCAGGATGCGCGGCGGT is from Micromonospora sp. WMMD1102 and encodes:
- a CDS encoding acyltransferase; the encoded protein is MQQRDRFIDGLRALAILGVVGGHWLVGALVATPGGGLRIDSPLRYLESLHPVTWFLQMLGLFFLVGGFTAAQGLRRARARGDTDAEWVRRRLWRIGRPVVAATVILAVALPLLGVLGLGSATARSTVVLFLQPLWFMAVYAVITALTPYALSLDRRAGLRVVVALAAVVAVVDLARFGPEVEPVAVGYLSVLPAWCLPYQLGVAWSAGRLDRRVAGALLAGGLALFVFLLAGLEYPVSIVSVPGSTRSNSNPPSLLVPALAAIQAGAALLLRDRIERLLRRPRIWTAVAALNLSAMSVFCWHQVRLSESRRSPAGSARCRASVTRPSRWAGSPPASPGTRCSPSSWPASSCWCAATSTRCPSSRSSGPEAVGTPCGRPGVHREGRGPDRSTAEAGDQDARRFPAQVPVSPRPGGYRFLGRSDRPGVTRPAS